The Streptomyces sp. CC0208 genome window below encodes:
- a CDS encoding DUF1918 domain-containing protein: protein MRATVGDQLVQHGRVVGQQDKVGEIVEVMGQEGTPPYRVRFEDGHEGVCSPGPDTEIRHRFQQTGR, encoded by the coding sequence ATGCGTGCAACCGTGGGCGACCAGCTTGTCCAGCACGGCAGGGTGGTCGGACAGCAGGACAAGGTCGGCGAGATCGTCGAGGTGATGGGTCAGGAGGGCACCCCTCCGTACCGCGTCCGCTTCGAGGACGGGCACGAAGGCGTGTGCTCACCCGGCCCCGACACCGAGATCAGGCACCGCTTCCAGCAGACCGGCCGGTGA